The following is a genomic window from Serratia ficaria.
CGAACACCACGTGTTCGTATACTTCATCGGACAAAATCACGATGTCGGTATTGCGGGTCAGCGCGGTCAGGCGGGCGATGTCGTGCTCGTCGAACACGCTGCCGGTCGGGTTGTGCGGGCTGTTGACGATGATCATCCGCGTCCTGGCGTTGATGGCGGCGGCGACCTCGTCCCAGTCGATGTGCAGATCCTGCAGCGACAGCTTGATGGCCACCGGCGTAGCGCCCTGCAGCCGGACAATCGGCGCGTAGCTGTCGAACGCCGGCTCGAAGTAGATCACCTCGTCGCCCGGGTGCACCAGCGCGCTGATTGCCGAGTACAATCCTTCGCTGGCGCTGGCGATGACCGTGATTTCTTCGTCGGCATCGTAGCGGGCGCCATACAATGTTTCGACTTTAGCCGCCAGCGCAGCGCGCAACGCCGCCACGCCGCTCATCGGGGCATATTGGTTATGACCTGCACGCATGGCTTGCGCCACCGCCTCGACCAGCTGCGGTTCACAGGCGAAATTGGGCGCGCCCTGCGACAGGTTCAGGGCCTGGTGTTCGGCGCTGAGCTGGCCGATCACGGTGAAAATGGTGGTGCCGACGTCCGGCAGCTTTGAGCGATGTGAGCAGGCGCTCTGCATGATGGGCTCCAGGCAAGGAAGGGAAGTATCGAACGATTAGGCATCAGGCCGGATAGGCGGACAAGGGAAAGTTTGTCATACTAGCCATGCATTCAAATCATACCTAATCGAGGCCCGCCATGCCGATGACGCTGCCGTCGCTCGACGTGTTGAAAACCTTCGTTGCGGTGGCGCAACGCCTCAACTTTACCCATGCCGCCCAGGCGCTGCACCTGACGCAGGGGGCGGTCAGCCGCCAGATCCTCGGGCTGGAGCAGCGGTTGGGTTATCCGCTGTTCATCCGCCGGGCGCGCGGCCTGACGCTGACGCCGCAGGGCGCCATGCTGTTGGCGCCGGTGCAGCAGGCGCTGGGCCAGTTGGACGAAGCGCTGGAGCGCGTCGGGGCGCAGCCGGGCACGCTGCGCATCAAGTGCCCGACCTGCGCCATGCGCTGGGTGCTGCCGCGCATCATCCGGCTGCAGAACGAACGGCCGGAAATGCACATCGAGCTGACCGCATCGGTGTCGCACGGGCTGGACTTCGGCGCGGAGCATTTCGACGCCGCGGTGGCGTTCGGCCGGCCGCCGGGCAAAAAGCTGACGGCGCATCATCTGTTCGACGAAATTCTCACCCCGGTCTGCACGCCGTCTTATCTGCCGGATTTGTCGCGCCCGCCGCTGCCCGCCGATCTGGCGGACAAAACCCTGCTGCACCCGACGCGCGATCGGCGCGAC
Proteins encoded in this region:
- a CDS encoding methionine aminotransferase, which produces MQSACSHRSKLPDVGTTIFTVIGQLSAEHQALNLSQGAPNFACEPQLVEAVAQAMRAGHNQYAPMSGVAALRAALAAKVETLYGARYDADEEITVIASASEGLYSAISALVHPGDEVIYFEPAFDSYAPIVRLQGATPVAIKLSLQDLHIDWDEVAAAINARTRMIIVNSPHNPTGSVFDEHDIARLTALTRNTDIVILSDEVYEHVVFDGDIHHSMARHPQLAERSVIVSSFGKTYHVTGWRVGYCMAPAALMDEIRKVHQFMVFSADTPMQYAFAAALDNPQSYLGLAEFYRQKRDLLAGALQNSRFELLPSRGSFFMLARFSGFSDESDNDFAVRLIRQAKVATIPLSAFYSDGTDTGIIRLSFAKDNETLREGARRLSQV
- a CDS encoding LysR substrate-binding domain-containing protein, whose product is MPMTLPSLDVLKTFVAVAQRLNFTHAAQALHLTQGAVSRQILGLEQRLGYPLFIRRARGLTLTPQGAMLLAPVQQALGQLDEALERVGAQPGTLRIKCPTCAMRWVLPRIIRLQNERPEMHIELTASVSHGLDFGAEHFDAAVAFGRPPGKKLTAHHLFDEILTPVCTPSYLPDLSRPPLPADLADKTLLHPTRDRRDWLMWLKAAGSDALPSGKAQHFDTLDLAMSAALQGFGIAIGDLCLLEEDIQAQRIVTPFPLSVVSGAAYYLVYPERAVLPPTLAALVSFLGDEAANSRAWQRKTLSVACNAL